In Sus scrofa isolate TJ Tabasco breed Duroc chromosome 14, Sscrofa11.1, whole genome shotgun sequence, the sequence TCCCGcttgacaccccctcccccagccatggGTCACCAGTCCCGCTCAGCTGGTTCTCGGTAGGGCAGGCCTAAGAGCCTGAAGACATCCTTCTCGGTGGGGGTGGGCAGCACCCGGCCAAGCCCCACCTTGAGGCCATGGGCGTCCCGGACCACAGCCGTGCTGAGGGCATGCTCCGAGAGGCTCATGCCCTTGGTCTTGGCCAGCGCCCGCATGGAGCGGTTGAAGTGGGCAGAGCCGGTGAAGTAGAGCAGGGCGCAGGCAAACTCGCTGTAGGGAACGACGATAATGTCCAGGCGTCGGTGCcgcctccctggccctgggagctGGCACACGCCCAGGTACTTCTGCTGCTGGCCGTGCTGCTCCTGGCTCACCAAGTCATCCGTCAGGAACCCTGGCCCAACACAGAAGGGCTGCTGGGAGGCCGAGAGCCAGGCCCTGGGTCATTCCCACCTCCCAGGCCTGTCCCCATCATCCCGGGGTCCTCTATTCCCAGCTCGTCACTGGTCTGCTGGATGaccttgccctctctgggcctgtgtccttctctgtaaaagagcaattcctccccacctcccctctggcGGCACAGAAACATCGGCCGAGACACTCGGCTGCTGGTTTAACTGAGCACCTCTCGGGAGGTGTGGGGAACTGAGGCATCTCTTCTCGGAAGTGGCTCCGGCCACGAGAGAGCATCCGTCCCCTGCTTCTGGCCTGGAGATTAGGAGGCTGTCCCTCCTGGGCACCACCCTGCCCGTGCCCACCTGCTCACCCAGATGTAGGGCTTATACCTCGCTGCCGGAGGCTGTCCAGAAGGCGGCTGAAGATGCCTTGGTGAGACCGGCCGTCCGGGTGGGTGAGTAGCACGTCCACATCACCACAGGTTGCCCTTCCGCGTCGGTACGAACCACAGGCCACGCACAGCAGCCCGGGGTTGAAGGCTTGAGCTGCTTCCCGGacctgagcaagggcagcaagTGGGTGAGGGAGGTGGGCCTCAAGCCCTGAGGGGAGCTCCTCTCCACGGCAGCACGGGGGCTCCCCTGACCTGGGGGCCCGCATGCCGCCCTTGTGTCCCCAGCCAGTCCCTGGATCCGTGACCCCAGCTGAGGGAAGGAGCCCCAAGACACAGAGGGCAGAGCTCTACCCTGGGGAATGGCCGTTCCCTGGCTTCactaggaaagagaagaaagcatgCTCACACCACTGGGGCTggcagaggggaggcaggagaaggggtGCTTGGATCTGAGGGTAGGTATCCATCCTTCTCGTCGGAGCTCCTTGAGAGCAGAGGCACACCTTCTCTGGGCTTCTGCCCAACCCACATGTCCAGGTCTGTGAGACTCCACATGGGACAAAGGGCAGGTGCCATGAAGCCCTCAGCCAGGTTTCGGCAGCCCCTAGTTTCTTGGGATTTGGAGCCAAAGTCAGAGTGTGAGTTGGGGCTTGAGGCCTGAGCAGGTGGCTGGCAGGGCGCCCTGGGTGGGGAGACGGAGCCCAGAAATATAACTGAGCACgttggaaagggaaggagagagagcaaaGTGGAGGCAATTCTGAGCCAATGTCCACATCCTTACGTGGAGGACTGGGGCTCTTGGGGAGGGCACGGAGCCAGAGGAGACTGTCTACTGAAGGATCGCTGCACACTGACGGGGATAAGCCCATCAGCCCCACCCCAGAACCGCTGAGGCCTTTCCTATGCAGATGGCCTCCCTGTCTCCACCCTGGGACCCAGAGATTGCCGGGTACCTCGATCCTCCTGACAGGCAGGCTCTGCTAATCCCTTCAACTCCCTTCTTGAGCCTCCCAAGAGGATGGGAGGAGGCCAGGATAAGTAAGCCCATCAAAACCTCCTAAGGCTGGAGCCTGTAAGTGGGGAGAGTGGGCCAGATGGGGAGCCACCTCTGTTCCAGAGGGTCGGGGCTGGAGCCTTGCTGGGACATTCTCCAGGCCCAGATACCGTGGCTGAGTGGCAGGTTGTCACTAGCCCTAAGGCCGGGTGATGGGTGGACAAAGGGGCTTGCCTGTCCATTCCATACTGCCTCATAGTCATGTGGCCCAGAGCAGAGCTGGAGGCTGATTGCAGCTGAGCTCGGCCCACATCCCCCTATCAGAGTCCCAGCCTAAAGTGAGCAAACTAGCCCCTAATCCAAACGCCAACTCTGATACATCTAACCCTAAGTGTACCCTCGTCTCCCTCTAACGAGGTTTTATATGAAATTAATCCCTAACCCAACTCTAAAGCAAACCCTAATCTTGGCCAAACCTGATTTCTAGGACAACCACAAACCTTAACTGAAAGCATCCAACACTAAGAAAACCATACTCTTAATTCAGGCCTAACCTGAACTCAACTCCTGACCCAGCTTTTCTCTAAATCTAAACCTAATCCTATGGGCACTGTGCTTCCACATCAGCACTAATCCCACCCCTGAGCCAGCCTCGGGTGGGGTACAGAGGGCATGTATGTGGAGAGAGATGTaaaattttgtacattttaaaaaagtgtggAGAGTAAGGGTCCATGGCTTTCCTTAGGTTCTCAAAGAACTTTGTGAATCAAAAGAATGTTAGGAACCTCTGCCCTGATCCACCCTAACCTAGCCCAGTTCAAATCCCAATACCCTCAAGgagttggttttttgttgttttttgttttttttttttgtctttctagggctgcacccatggcacatggaggttcccaggctagggatcaaattggagctatagctgctggcctacaccattgccatagcaacacagggtccaaactgcatctgcaacctataccacagctcatggcaacgccggttccttaacccactgagcaaggtcagggatcgaacccgcatcctcatggttcctcgttgggttcattaaccactgagccacgacaggaactccccctcaaGGAGTTGTGACGATAATCCATCTTTAATCTAGCCCTAACGTTAACCTAGTCCTAACACCATTCTAGTGCCTAAGCCAGTGCTAACTCTGCCTAACATTGAGAACCCTGGCACAGACAGCCGGTGTTGCACCCTTCCCTACtaaagcccccccacccctctgaACTTGCTCTTTCCCCACTCCTCCCAAGCGCCGGTGGCCGGTGGCCCACAGCTTCCTCTGCCCGCTGGGCTGCCCTGTTGAGGGATCAAGAGTTCTTGGTTTCAGGCCAGGCCCTGACCTTAGAGTAGGGCCTGGCTGTGCTCACTGCCTGGGACATCTGCTTACTGTCTGCTCGATCTCTGAAGCCTCCTCCCTGGGCATGCGGTCCAGGAAGTCATGGTAATGCTTCAGACCAATGGCCTGCTGGGTAGTCAGAGAGGCTTGGTTTCGGATATCTTCTAGGCTCCGGAAACCCTGAAAAAAGGAAGCCAGATGGGAAGGCTATGAGGATCCAGGACCAATGAGGAGGcagtgtgtgcgcgcgcgcgtgtgcacacacacacacgaggctTCTATCACCCCCAGACTCTAAGAAAGGCCTGAAGCAGGACCAACCCAGGAGCTGGGTCTGTCATCAGTGGGACTTGGGAAAGGCAGGCGGCAGAGAAGACACACCCCAATCCAGCCAGGCCACAATCCTAAAACTGGCTCATGATTCCAGTGGGCTGGGGGTGATTCTGGGCATGGCTGggtttgggaaccactgatctGGATACTCAGCCCTAAGGCCTGGTCTCCTCAGGAGAAACACACTTCTTGTCTCTGGCTACACTACAGATGAAGCCTCAAGGATAACAAGCAACAGGGCGGTTCTTGGAGCCAAGAGAGGGATCAGCATGAGCCCTGGCCCCTTTGAAAAGTGGTTTCCCTACAGTCCGGGTTCATTCTCATCAGAGCATAAGGGTAAGATAAGATATAGCGAAACTGAAGTGGGGGCTGGGACAGCATTTGACCTGATGGTACCACAGCTGGGCAGTCTTGGTTCCAGCTCCCCAGATGTTGGAGAAGAGCTGTAAGACAGGCACGCTTTCGCTGATGTGGTCGAGCTTCCTCAGGTGCCCACTCTCCAGAATCTCTAGGATCTTCTCAGCCATCCGCTTTCCAATCCCGGGTATAGCGCAGGCCTCctagaggaagaggaggcagaggcaggaaggaagagtgaGCAGATGGGCGGGTAGAGCCAGTGGGGGAAGCTGACTGCTTTAGCAGGTGTCCTGGATGGCTGGTAACAGGTAGCTGTGTAAAGCTTGGGTGCAGGTGAAGATAAAAAGTTTGGGCGGAGTGGGCTGGACTTGTCTGCTGGTTCCCAAAGGAACAGAGGTTAGCAGAGGCAGCAGAGGAAAGGCGGTAATGAGGGACCGAGTCACCATCACCATGGCAACAGTGGAGAGGACATTTACTGACACTTTACCCTGTATCAGAACCTGCACTACAGGGGTCATCTCATGGAGTCCTCATGGGAACAGGTGTTTCTACTATTCTTAGTCCCTTTTTACTGAGAAAACTGATGCTCAGAGggtttaagtaacttgtctaggagttcccgtcatggctcagtggttaacgaatccgactaggaaccatgaggttgcacattcaatccctgcccttgctcagtgggttgagattctggcattgccgtgagctgtggtgtaggccgcaaacGCGGCTCTGAattggccagaggctacagctccaattcaacccctagcctgggaacctccaaatgccatgggagtggcccaagaaaatggcaaaaaaaaggcaaaaaaaaaaagagtaacttgtCTAAAGTCACATAGTTAGTGATTGATGGGAACCAGAATTCAAACTCTGGTGTGTTGGCCTCCAGagtctaaacttttaaaaaactttttattatggaaaaaaattccaaagtagAGAGACTAGTATAATGGACCCCAAGTTCCCATCACCCAGCTTCTATAATTACCAAGATTTTGCCAATCTGCTTTCATTAAAATTCctacttttttcctttgtgcAAGTCTCAGAATCATAAAATCTTAACCACTCTACCTGATCCCTACTTGTGACTGGTGTCTCCACCAATCTCTGACCAGTAAAGAGAAGGacccctccccaccgccccacATAACCTTCCCTGGCCCCCAGGTACCTGGTAGGAGGTGACAGGCTTGTGGAAGCTCTTGAGGGCATTGATGGCTTTAGCATAGCCCAGGGCCCTCCACTTGTCTCCCTGAACACTGTAGGCTTTGGCCAGCACTTCCAGCTTCTCTGTGATGTGGGGGTTGTGGTTGGTCGCCTTCTGACTTGAAGGCTGTGCACAGACCCACTTATCCAGGCCCTTGGGGGCTGGGCTAGGCTCTCCATCTTCCTCAAGGGGGGTGGGGTAGCGGCCGCTGATCAGGGCTTCCAGATCAGCTGCACTAACCTGGGTCTCTTCCCCATCACTGGTGTCACCATCAGAGCCGGGCTTGAGGtaggaaaggagaagagacatTAAGTTCAGGCCCTCCTTGAGGAGGGCTCCTCAGAAGTAGGGGTTGAGTTTCCTAGTCAGACCCAAGAATGAAGCTGGTCTTCTGCATCAGATCTGGGTCTCCTTAAATGTGGGGCTGTGTTCCCTTTGGCTCCCCCAGTGTCCAGCCCTAGGATCCTCAGTGgtatgtggcagatgtggcttgagcAAATGCAGGAGTGATGAGTGCTGGGAAGAGCTAAGTGGCTTCACAGTGAAGACAGCCTTCCTCTCTCAGAGGGCTGGGAATTTCTGAACAACCACCAGGCTCTCCCTGTTTCTGTGATCTAGTTCCCAGGGGAAGGGAGGCTCCTGACCTGTGCTTGGATGCTCGCAAACTCCTCTGTCCTCTCAGAAGGAGATACAGGTctggtgggaggagagggaggagagagggctgtCCTGAGCGGAGTCTCACGGGCTCCAGGGGAAGTAGAGGAGTCATTGCCTGCCTTGCTGAGCTGTGCTTGATCCAGGTACCTGCAGGAATGGTGTTGGGAGGTTAAGACACCAAAAGTCTTGCCCTCTCTCTGCTTCCAATCCTTCTCtactctgaaatctttttttaatgtgtccaATTAAGacaataagttatttttaataacttaagAGTGCTCAAGAAAACATTGAGAAAAGACTAGGACTAGCCCACCTCTCGGGGATGAAGATGCTGAATCCTGCCGTGTCCACCAGCCTTCTCTCCTGCAGGCACAAGCTCAACCAGGCAGACTTCACCAGCTGAGCACCTGGGGGCAGCCTGGGCAGTCTAAGGAGGCGCAGGGCTCGCTCACAGTCCATGCCTTCATCCACCACAATGTGAGTGACCCCCGGGGCCTGGGCAGGGCATAGCTGGCCACCATGCTGGACAATCTGCTTCTCAAAGAGTTCTGCTCGGGCTCGCCCAATGCCAGTGGGCACAACATGTGCCCGCACGGAGCTCAGCCACTCTGTGGAGGGGACATCCAGATGCCTACTGTCATACTTTAGGACATGATCCAAATGAACTCTTCACAGTCCCTTTCCCCTAATCGTTTTCCTCCAACCAGACAGCCCGCCACAAGCATACATTAATTTCCTCATGGGCCATTACTCGGTGGAAGGGGCAAGGATTTTGATATGTCCTATTCTCTGATgtaacctgacacagtgtctggtGCATTGTAGGTACCCTATATCACTGCATTTGATCATTtactctttcaacaaatattaggatttcctgttgtggctcagtggtaacaaacccacctagtatccatgaggatgcaggttcaatccctaggcttgctcagtgggttaaggatctggcattgctctgagctgtggcataggccagcaggtgtagttccaatttgactcctggcctgggaacttccatacgctgcatgtGTGgctcgcaaaaaaaaaaaaaaaaaaaaaaaaattagtaggcACCTGTTATGTATCATGCATGGCAAATCTCTTGCCATTATAAGCCTCACAGTCTAATAATTCCTCTCCCCCAACCCAGGCCACCAGGTAAGCTTTTGCTATCTAGTTGCCAATTTAGCCACAAAATAACTAAATTGTTTGGATCCCCTCCTCTGGCCAGCAGACAATCTCACAAAGAGCACAGGATTCTGCTGGGTCATTTCCTTAGGGACCAGGAAGAATTCTTCTGATTGATGGAGGTCTCAACAAGTTGCCTGTCAAAGACTGGGAACCAAGCCTAGTGTAAGGCAGGTACAAACCAACCCGCAGGCTCTGGGACGGCAGAGTCAGCTGTAATATCTGATTCTGGACATGAACTATGTAGAAGCTTGAGGCTCAAGTACATGAGGGTTCTGAGGGTGGGTCCACTCACCTCCTGcttcttctccatcttccctCTTGGGAATCTTTGCAAGTGCTTTTGATGATGGACTGGTATGAATTTTCCTCCGCTTGGGAAATGCCTTCAAGATGCCCCTGGGGTCCATTGAGATATGACTGGATCCTGGTCTTTCTGTTGGAGGGTTGATCAGGGCAGCTGTCATGTGGAAACGCAGAAGTGAGGCTCCACAACCTCTCTGACTGTGAAGGTGGGGTGTGTACTGACTAGGCCTTGGGGGCAGTAGCCTAGTTCCCAAGAGTCTCCCAAAAACCTAAGTGAACTTGGGTGGTTTAGCCTAGCTCTACACTCACTAGCTTTTCAAAGTCAGAGCACTGGGGGAAATGAGGGGAAGAGTGGAACTCTTGGAAGAGCTTTTGAGGGGCGCCAAACAATATCATTTCTCAGGGGGTTGCTCTGAAGATTCAGTGTGCAGCGTCTGCTCTTGCTGCTTCCCACTTCCAAAGGGCTTTACCAAAACGGATGCCAGGCTAGGAATGGACCACATCTTTAGTAAGGTCTTGGACTCCCAAGAGGAGTGAGGACTGGGGAGAACCTGCATATAATCTTTATACCCATCACAGACCCACAGACGAAAAACCGGGGTTGGGGTGGCAGGCGGAGGTTAGAGAGGCTGGTGGGGGAACGCTCTGCACCTGCCCTGGTCTCCGACCAGACCTCTCGGCACGGGGGCGCACAGGCCCGCAGCTGCGGGGAGATGAACGACTGTAGCAGGTGTGGGGCGCCTTCTGGGACAGGGGCACTCTAGGCCTCACAGCTGGGGGTGGTGAAGACGCCAGCAGGTGTGGGGCACAGCTCCGTACGCAGCTGGCGCGCGCCAGGGACTCCCGACTGCGGGCCGGGGTGGGGTTCCATTTCCTGGATTCAGTCCAGGATGGGGTCAACTTGGGGCCTGATGGATCACAGGTGGTGGGCATGAGTAAACTACTCACCAGAGCAGCCAATGAGAGCGGATGAAGGGCGCGGGGGTTGGGGGAcgggagggggaggaaaaagcAAACGCCCGGAACGTCTTCCGGGGTAGCCGGAAGTGGCCTTAGGCGGAACGTTGCCATGACAGCGGCTAGGCACGCGGCCGGGCGGAGGGAAGATGGCGGTGACCGGCTGGCTGGAGAGTCTCCGAGCGGCCGAGAAGACGGCGCTGTTGCAGGACGGTAACTCGAGGTCCCTCGCGAGCTCCCTTGTCCTTTCCCACAGGGTCTGTGCTTGTGCCTCCGGGAAGGCAGAGCTAGAAGGTCGTGGCCGCCAGCCAGGCCAGGTCCTgccgaggaaactgaggcccagagagatgacGTGACTGGGACGCGCGTCTCTGGACACCCCTGGTTTCCTCTACACCACCCTCCTCCGCTCTGAGTTCTGTTACTAGTAATAATAATTTCGTTCACGTTCGTTGTCATTTGCTCTTCACCGCCGTCCGGGGAGGCTGTTAAATTTTCACCCcattacagaagaggaaactgaaatcGAAGATTTTAGACCAGCCCAAGTTCCCTCAGTTAGTCAGTGGTACAAGACGGCATCTTGACGTGGGATTCCATGAACCTCAATGTGGAGGTTCTATTGCTGAAAGCAGTCTAGTGTCAGAGAGGCAGTACACCTGGGCTCTAGTTAACGACTCTAGACTCCGTTAATTTAGTGGGCTCTCTTGTCGACCT encodes:
- the POLL gene encoding DNA polymerase lambda isoform X2, with product MDPRGILKAFPKRRKIHTSPSSKALAKIPKREDGEEAGEWLSSVRAHVVPTGIGRARAELFEKQIVQHGGQLCPAQAPGVTHIVVDEGMDCERALRLLRLPRLPPGAQLVKSAWLSLCLQERRLVDTAGFSIFIPERYLDQAQLSKAGNDSSTSPGARETPLRTALSPPSPPTRPVSPSERTEEFASIQAQPGSDGDTSDGEETQEACAIPGIGKRMAEKILEILESGHLRKLDHISESVPVLQLFSNIWGAGTKTAQLWYHQGFRSLEDIRNQASLTTQQAIGLKHYHDFLDRMPREEASEIEQTVREAAQAFNPGLLCVACGSYRRGRATCGDVDVLLTHPDGRSHQGIFSRLLDSLRQRGFLTDDLVSQEQHGQQQKYLGVCQLPGPGRRHRRLDIIVVPYSEFACALLYFTGSAHFNRSMRALAKTKGMSLSEHALSTAVVRDAHGLKVGLGRVLPTPTEKDVFRLLGLPYREPAERDW
- the POLL gene encoding DNA polymerase lambda isoform X1, which produces MDPRGILKAFPKRRKIHTSPSSKALAKIPKREDGEEAGEWLSSVRAHVVPTGIGRARAELFEKQIVQHGGQLCPAQAPGVTHIVVDEGMDCERALRLLRLPRLPPGAQLVKSAWLSLCLQERRLVDTAGFSIFIPERYLDQAQLSKAGNDSSTSPGARETPLRTALSPPSPPTRPVSPSERTEEFASIQAQPGSDGDTSDGEETQVSAADLEALISGRYPTPLEEDGEPSPAPKGLDKWVCAQPSSQKATNHNPHITEKLEVLAKAYSVQGDKWRALGYAKAINALKSFHKPVTSYQEACAIPGIGKRMAEKILEILESGHLRKLDHISESVPVLQLFSNIWGAGTKTAQLWYHQGFRSLEDIRNQASLTTQQAIGLKHYHDFLDRMPREEASEIEQTVREAAQAFNPGLLCVACGSYRRGRATCGDVDVLLTHPDGRSHQGIFSRLLDSLRQRGFLTDDLVSQEQHGQQQKYLGVCQLPGPGRRHRRLDIIVVPYSEFACALLYFTGSAHFNRSMRALAKTKGMSLSEHALSTAVVRDAHGLKVGLGRVLPTPTEKDVFRLLGLPYREPAERDW